The segment CCTTCTTCTAATGTATATGAATGACcagtgcttttctgtttatGAGCTCTGCCTGACTTGGGCCTTACACTCTCCCAAGCCTTAGTATTTTGAGCTAGAGCAGACTGACACTGTAGCTCTCTACCCTGGCTGAAGTTAAAGTTGGCTTGATCAGAGGCTGTTCTCATAGCTGGAATGCAGCAGTGTCAGGTTTGATTAGTCAGCTTTGTAACTTGTCTCCTAATAATAATCATTTCCAGTTGTGCCGTGCCGTGTTCTGTGGCAAGTTACTGTACTGATGTTATCCTCCATATGTTGCTGAGTCTGCAGTCTGTAAATATCCCTTAATGCGTGCTGGCGGGTTTTTTTTGACCTCGCGCCATGGTGTTACTTGAGGAAGTTTGAGAGTTCAGCAAATGATGTATTTGCAGAGGTGGGGGAAAGGTGCTGTTGACACCAGTTCTGAAGAGGTCGATTTAAGGAAACTTGCTTCTAAAATGATCCCCAATGTGGTTCATATTAGACAATGGAGAGGGGCTCTTGACCACACGGAAACTGAACTCTTAGCATAGAGGTGGGGAGGTGACGTCTACGTTGCCATCCATGACAGCGGATTGATATTTGCAGATCCCTTGTGGGATCACATCACCTGTAAGAGCAATGGGTATGTGCTCCAGAGAACTGATGAGGTAATAGATGGCAATGTGATGCCTTTCCTGTGCCActttcctgtgctttttctCCTATTGCAGATATCTGAATCCCAAAATTAATCTGTGTACATACTTAATTGTTGGGGGGGCTCATTTCTCCCTTTGTATCGATCTTTCTAACTCACGGCAAGTAAGGTTTTATTCAACACTATCCAGGCTCTCGCAGGTGTATCAGATTAATGCCAAATTTACATTATGCTCTCTAAAAAACATATATCCATCTCTAGTTGCTAAGGAGTGCTTCAATTTAGGGGTAGTTGAAATAGGTAGATTTCAGGCCTTCTTTAGCTTGTTGCAGTATTGTAAAGGGGGAGAATCAAAaacaggaagaggaaccccaaAAGAACAACATACATAGCCATGAACTGTTCAGAGGGAAAAACACTTAATTTAAGCCTTGTTTTGTGTCATAGTACAAACATGCCCTCTTattccctcttttcttcctgcaaaggAGTACTTCTGAAACCTTCCTGTTGATTAATGATATTTGGGTTTTGTGGTTGGTTAGTTCCTGAATTCCCAAACCACAGGAGTGGGGGTTGTTCCGAAGTCATTCCACCGATGTAAGGAAAGGGTCTGCTTCAGATATATCAAAAGAACCTTAATATCTCCAGGGACTGGGGGTTTGAGAAGTCATGAGCCTCTTAATCATCTGAGGGAGAGGTGAAACTCTTGTTTAGTTGATGAACTCCAGGGCTGTCCTTTCAGCTGGCCTGCTCTGTGCAAAACAAAGAACTTGAGAGCCCAGTGGAAGTGGCAGGACAGGAAGCAGGCAGGTAATGATGCATGCGGGATTTTCAGGGGGATGGTGTGCTGCAGTGCTTCCTGCCTCGTTGCTGACTTGTTTCTAGGGGCAGCGCACAGTGCTTCATAGCCAGGGCTTTGCCTTCCAGACCGGAGTGACGCTCCCATCTCACACCAAGCCCACTTGCCTGAGGAGCTGCCCTTCTAAAGGAAACCTGGGTATTGGTGTGCCTGTGACACTACTGCCACTTGGACTCCACTCTCCAGTGGAAATCCTGCAGCTGACAGGGCGTTGCAGTCATTCTGCCAGCacctcttgtttaaaaaaacaatgggGGGGGTGTAGCTCTGTTTCTTTAGAGGTTAGGAGCTGAGGgaggatttttcattttatgtctgATTCTATGCTACAGAAACAGGGATGGCTTGCACATAAGCTATGCTCACAAGGCTAGCTTTACAGCCCCTATTTAATTCTAGTGGGTGCTCAGCGCTGAGCACAGTAAAAGAGGTAGAGACCATATTACCAAGTCAAGATCTAGCAGTTAGTCTGGAATTTGTAGCATGTTGTGGCTAAGATGAATTTCCTGGATTTGATTGTTGCTTGGTGGACATCCACAATCCTGGAGGTAGATCTGACTAAAGTTTCCTCCCAGAATCAGATACCAAACGCTTTGgattaattttttgtttaatagCTTTGATATAGATTGTTCCCGTGGCGATCAGCATTTGAGTTCCTTCCTGTGGCTGAGACAGCCATGTGTGAGTGCTGAAATCCTGCGTGGAGGCATGTCCCTGGGGAAGGATCTGGATCTTGCACACAGCTGCGGGAGGGCTCCTCGTACACACACACTTGCGCGGCTCAGGCTGAGCTGCTTTCTAGAattcaaagcaaacatttaCATTCTGAGGCTCCTCTGTATTTATGCTGGGCTTCCAGTTCCACTGTCAATATTTGGGAAGCTACTCCTGGTCAGTTCCTGTTGACTTTTACTGAAAAGTGGCTAATGAAGCAGTAAACATTTTTGTGCATGTGATAATACAGCTGTTCGGGGCAGACAGATCTCTGAGGAGCAATCTTGTGATCTGGGACTGAGCTGTGTGCTTCATTGGTCGTGCTGGGTGTAACCAGTCTCTGGTTGCAACAGCAGGTCCTAAAAGACAACACTTTCCATAGCAACTGGGAGAACAATCCTCGTTCTGCTGTCAGGTTCCCATTCTGCCAGGCTCCCAGAAAGCCAGACGTGCCAGGGAAGAGCTGTTAGAAGTGTACTAGGCAAACTGCAGCTAGGAAGTGAGAGTTAAGAATAGCAGAACTAGATGTAAGAGCCCCCTTGACAGTACCTGCTCAGCTATTGCTCTGGGAAAAGTGCTCCCCGCATCAATAAACAGATAGGAACATTGCCTGTGCTGTGTTTGAACACTGTGAGCAAGGTACATAATGGCCTTAATGGGAGTGAAGTGCTTCAGCCACAGTAGCTTTGATGTACCCCCTCTCTTGTGGTTATAGAGAGGTAATAATTGGTCTCCCAGAAACTTCAGGCTCCACCAGATGGTAACTGTCTGTCCCTGGCGTACTTCTGAGAACCAGACTGGGCTAAGTGGGGCTAAAAGCGAACACTGAAGCCTGAAAAACTTTTAATGCTCTGTTGTGCTTGTGTCTTGGATCTGGGCTGATAACCCAGAGGTAACTGTGACCACTGACAGGTCTTGCTTTGTTGCCTTCTGCCCTGCCGCTGCAGCGAGAACCCTTTGCCGACTGTGGAAATCGCGATTCGCAACACGGGGGATGCTGACCAGTGGTGCCCTCTTCTGGAAACCCTCACAGATGCTGAGATGGAGAAGAAGATCAGAGACCAGGACAGAAATACAAGGTGCTGCCACTCGTTCAGACAGTTCTCATTCTGGCCTGTCTTTAAGACAGAAGTTAAAAGCTTTGATGTTTGTCTCTCTCTTCTGAGAGCCAACTGGCAGGATTTCAAACTCGCACACCACAACAGAAACTCATAGCCTTTTTGCTTCAGGTTATTAAGTTGTTATCACCTCACTCCACAAATATGTAGTGTCTATTTTAACCATCTCCTGCTTGAAgcaaagtttccttttttttttttcccttgagctCTCTGCTTGTAAGGGGGATTTGTCTCTGTAGGAAGGCATTCATCAAAAACACTGGAGTTTCGTGCACTCTCAGGCTAACTAGCGTCCTGCCACAAGGCTTCCTTTTATGTAGGATAAAGTGCTGTTTGATGTAGGAACGGAGGAACGGGCAAGGTCCCAGCTCCGGCCTGATTGATGTTGACCTGTTTGTCAGCATGGGAGCACTTCCATGGTTCCAGGAAGAGCTCTGCTTGCCGTAGAGACCCACTAAGCAGTGTTCAACAGGAAGTCAAGAGCACTTGCTCCTACTTGGTTAAATTGCTTTTGGCAGGTATAAGTGAACTGCTAGAATCTCTCCAAAAGATACGTTATGGGAACAGTAAATGTGCTGTCTCAGCTCTTTCTCAGGagtatttttctgctgatgAACACATTCAGAATGGTTTTGCTTCTCAGCTGTGGCTGAATAGTTCTCAGTAGCAGTTGGTTTTATCCCACTTAATGAGCAAAATTGCCCTAAAAGCTGTTGCTGAATAGTGTCGTGGCAGGGGCACTCTCAAGTGACCAAGGAATTCCATCTGGGCAATAAATCTAAGGAGATCACAAAGCTGTGGTAACCTCCCCGAAAGCGTCAGTTTTAGTAAGACGTCACACGACTAACACAACACTTACTGtacctctttctctcttcctagGCGCATGAGACGTTTGGCCAATACTGCTCCAGCCTGGTAAACCTCCCGTTGTGACACTGGTGCTCTTCCTACAGACTTCATCCATACTCCTCTCCCCAGATGGATCTAGGATTGGCAGGGGTCTTTCTGTCCCTGATGGGGACACACATTCCACTTGCCAAGAGTTCCCAGTACTGCTGACTtctgcccccatcccctccacCTAAATGCCACGTACCAGGAATGCTGCATTAGCACATGATCTAGCTGAGACCTGTGGCAGCTGTTGGAGCCCTTATATACCTGTGTGTGGACAGTGTAAAGATTCTTTTGTATAGGTGCAACATGCACTATTAGgacaactttttaaataaaaggaatgcATACTGCTAGGTTGAGTTCAGTAAGTTTTAAATGAGTGGTGATCTCACACTGGTTTTGTCCTGTTACAGCAACTGAGCAGTCCCAGGGCCTAATAATAATGCTGAACACCCGCATGCATTCAGTTTTCCTAAAGCATGAAGGAAACTTTTTCTTCAACAGGTAAAacagtctgaaatatttttgctgcagGGATAAAGTGATAATGAGGCTTGGAAGATGCAACTGACTCTAAAGGATGGGTCTAAGCTGTTGCCCTACTTGGTACAGCCTGCAGTGAACTCAAGCGTCCAGCTGCCTTAATTGACAGTGATAGAACAGTTTGTGACTCAGTTAAGGTAACATTAATTTCCGTCAGCCATTAGCCTGGTGAAGTGTGATGTTTCCAACccttttttctgtgaaaactgcAGCTGGAAGACAGTCTCTCTGAACTGGTACAGAAGTTAAAGTCTGCACTCACCAAATGAGACTGCAGCTTCTCTTCAACAAGTGGCTTTGCTGTGGTCACTAGCAACCCACACAGCTGCCAGTTACAGCACACAGCATCCAAAACAAAGTGCATGGTCTTGAATACCCTTAGCACTGCAGTGTCAGGATTTTGCAACCCTAGGAACAGCCTGTTTCCCTGGAGagcttaaaacaaaattcattgaactttaaaaaaaaaaaaatcaagcttgcTTAAAAAACTAAGAATCTATCTTGCTGCTGCAGTACACCAGTTCTCTGATGGAGTTCCTACCCTTCACTCCAAGGAACTGACAAGCACTGCTAGCAGGGCAGATCTTGCTGGCAGCCTGACAGCTTCATTCAGGCCTTTATGATAAAGCCAATCAGTTTTACAATACTTGCTTGTCCACCCACACTGCTAGCACagtcaaaatctgttttctggCTTTAATTTATCATGTTTAGACTCGAGTAATGCAGAGCCAGCTCTGATTCCTGGGTGGGAGGGAACTTCTTCCAGATATTAGCCTGCAGAAACCAAGAACTTGTAGTTTAACAATTAATATTATTGCAGCCTTAGCCTAGACTCCTGGGCCAGAGTGGTATGCTATCCCTTATTCCTTATTGCAGAGGGTGAAAGATAGTTCAGTGCATGAAACAAAACCTGGAATTCCTGCTGCCTCCCATGCAGAATGGGTTTTGCCTTGTGGACATTAAGAACTTGAGTTCTTCCTGAGAACACTTCAGCCTCTTTGTTATGATCAGGTGCCTCTTCTGCAAAGAGCCTCTTCAGGGAATGTGATCAAAACAAGTACAAAACTGCCGTAGCCTTAAACCTAGCATCAGGCGTGCATTTTTTGAATTGCTGTGAAGCTTGCGGTTAAGTAACCCTAAACTTCACAATGAGGTATGGACAAAAGCACACAAAGATGAGAGCTTCTGTCGGGGTTTATGAGCACCTCCCTCTGCTTCTCGAgacccagagaagctgtgggaaTTTCCCCTCCAAGCAGCCAGAGACAAGACAGGGAAGTCCAGGGGGCCAGGTCCCAGAAAGATGAGAACAGCCTGCTTTGTCCAAGCATCACAACTACCAGGAAACAGCTGGGAGCAGCTTTCCCACCCTGTAATTACAGCTCCTTAGTTTAATCCTAGCCCCCACCAAGCACAGTCCAGCTTCTACATCTCAcagctgcagttctgcagaCCTTACAGACAAAACTTTTCCAGGGACTGAAACACCAGCTGCGCATTAGGTCATGTGCAAAGCACACAGCAAGCACTTGTCTAGTCTGAGGCCACTTAGCCCCTGGTACCTCTCTGCCCCCTAGAAAAAGATCACCATCTGTATGCTGCTTTCATCCGCTTCCTAGAGGGAAACGTAAGTGCAGCAAAACAGCTTGTTCAAGTTTTTCACAAACAAGCTGTTTTCATGGGAAGCCCACAAAGGAGGTGAGAGTGGGGTGGCTGTGATTTAATCTTCCTTTGCCACAGGGCTCCTGTATCGTGTTTACCTGGATGCTGGTTACTcacatttctgcagctttagCGGTGGCTTGcaagcaggcagctgagcagaggGCACAGCTAACAGCTATCGTAAGATACTCTGCAGGTTTACTTAAGCTTCTGAGGTGGGGTAGCAGCACACATGCACTAACCTAGCAAGAATGATCAAAATCCATTTAGTCCAGCTGTTATGTTAGACTAATTTGTTTAGTTTCCTCTAAAATTCAGAGGCTTCATTCCAGAACTAAGAAATGCAACAGGAGTGGAATTACGGGCATGTTTAGGCAGCCTTTATTACTGGTGTCAAGTGCTACTTCCAGTCACTGACTAGAATGAGCTTCCAGCTCTGTTCCCTGTCCCTTTTTTCCAGGCATCCCTTTCTCCAACCAGACCTCACTGCCCTTCTCATACTCTGCAGTAATGCTTACAGCAGAGGAGAAGGACATCTTACAGCTAGACTAAATCTTGCCCACAAGAATCAAAAATAAGTAAGAAGTGTTTGAGCAAGCAGCCTGGCAGTTTTGAGCTAAGTCCTGATGAGTACTGGGACCTAGCTACCTCCATCCCTGGCAGAAATGGAcacacaactgaaaaataaagactttaaTGTAAAGACTTTTTGGAAACAACAGTGAAAGAGGGTGGGGGGCTTAGAAAGATGGAAGAGGCTGAGCTGCATTCCACTACGGCAGTTTTTTCTTTAGGGACCAGGTTGTGCTTACACTGATGAGAAGTACTACTTGGTCAGGAGCCCACACAGATGTCTCacagcagtgagagcagagatcAGTCTTTGTACAGAGGACAGAATTGACTTGGCACACAGCAAGTCAGTAACAGCAAGACAATGAGTAACTGGTTTAACACCCCGCTTAATACTTATCCCCCACCAGGTAACAGGAGCCATGGCATAAATTCCAGCCCTTGTCCCTAGGACACCTCCATAAGCGGTCATCAGTTCTCGtgggcagagctctgcagagccGCTTGGTATGAGAGGAAGATGGGTTACCCACACAGACAGTGAAACAGGACACGGCAGAATGGCGGCAACGAGTATTATTCCAGTGGGATCTGGGGCACAGCGTAAgcccagctgggagagaggaatcTGGCCACATAGAGGCGTCCTCTGTGTTactgggggggctgctggttCAGGTCCTGGTCTCGAGGCTGGTTTTCCAGACGATCCTCAGGGAGGGGGTTATAGTTGGGATCCTCTTCAGGTGTGTCAAATACCATCTTCCTGGCAAGGGACGTGCCCATCCCACCAAGCAGGCAGGTTAGGAAAGGGAGCTGAGGACAAACagaacccccagccccccgaggAACATCCCAGCCCCCTGACACAGCCCCTGGCCTGCTGCACAAGCACCAGCTTCTCAGCAAAACATGCAACAGTACCTCAACCTCAAGGACAGCTGTGATCCCCAGCATGCAGCAGAACATGTTCTGCTTTCTTAAACCACAGGAGTGCTTTAGAAACTTTacgaaaaaaataaagcagaactgCCTGCATCCAGCATTTCCACAAGCAGTAAGAAGGCTCCAGTTCAGCTAGCAACACTTTCCAGTACCAGCAGCTGCTTTAAGCGCCCTGTGTACATGTGTAGCATGCAGAGTGCCAGGGCTTGCTGCAGCAAAGGCAAAAGCTGTTGAGCTGGGCTGCTACCGGCATGCATTTGGGTCCTATGGCTTAgcacaaggcagcagcaggaagagtaACAGCCAAAACAAGGTTACTCCACAATGCAACAAACAAGTTTGCTATGGAAGCAATGCAGCAAacccaagaaaacaaaacaaagaacgGCTTTACTTACAGAAAGCTGGGAGTTAAAAGCAACTTCTTTCCTCCAGGCTGGTTGGGGAAGACATCTTCCAAGAAATAATAGATGTGACCCACTGCGATCCCTGGGGAGAGATGCCACCCAGGTCAGGCCCAGCCgcacctccctgccctgtggaactggagctgctgggagcttaCATGAGACAGAGCTCCAGGAACCCCTCGGCTGGGTACCCacaccccagctccctccagaTCCACCTgcgctgcagcaccagcagcctggCTGTTTGCCGTGATGGTGCTTTACATGGGTGCAGAGGCAGGTGGGGCAGAACCAGACCCAGACCCAGAGTCAGGCCGAGCTTCCTGCACCCAGTTTCTGTCCTGGGTAGGACACAACAAGACACAGGTCACAGAGCTCAGCCGGCTCACTTGAAAAAGCCCACATCTCAAGTAAGATGAAACCAAGAGCagaactggcagcactgtggaGTGCCCTtgtccccagctcccacccacTCTGACTTACCCAGCAAGTCAATGATGATGGAATTGCCCAGGAGCAGAGAGAAGCCCATCAGGACCCAGGGCAAGAAGGGGGCCTGGAAGTTAAGGAGCCCGAAGAAGTTCATGCGAATATAGGGGTTCCTGCGACTCCACACGTACACCAGCATGATGGTGAAAGCCTGGCCCAGGAAAAACAGGCTGGCAAAGAGACCAAATAGCTAGGAACTACCGAGTCAAGGAAAAACCTACCCTCCAGGCGCAGGATGCACGTGACTAGGAAAGCCACAGCTAAGCCAGCAGGTCAGTGTGCAGGACATTGCCCAAACCTTTCCGAGGCTGGCTGAGATGTACCAATCCCCCCCTCACACCCCACTTCCCTCCCTGCACCCCAGAACAAGACACTCAGCAGTGGCATGTCCACATTGCTCACTCCTTAAACTGCTTACTAGGGCCATCAGAGGCCAGGGAGCTCAGTGACTCTACAAAGTGACCATACAAAGTGACCATCATGAGTGGCCTTCAGGGACAGGCCTTCACTCTGTTACAGCACTTGTGAGCTGGCTCTGAATACAAGCCACAAGTGGGTGGGATCCCATCCAGCACCACCCTTCTGTGGAAGAATTTTAGGAGAAATGGCTCTTGCCATTCACAGCCCTCTTATCTTGGACACAAGGGGGTAATCAGAGCCAGAAAATCCCCATTGTAGTTGGATTCCAAATCCAGCTAAGGCCAAGCatgtggctgctgcaggcagctggacACTGAGCAGGCAACAGCCAAGGATGGCAAGCAGCCCTGAGAGCTCACACAGCTCCACACAGAGCTCTGGGGGGGGAGCAGGACTTCAAGACATCTGCGTAAGACAGCAGCAAGACATTCAGAAGAGGTTGTATGCTTGGGAGGGAGATGTTTTCCTCTATCCAGACTATTTTGTCTTACAATTAAGAAACTTCTTATAACTGGGACATGTGATGGCCTCTCCAGCCAGTGACCGGTTGCCAGGACAGACGGCTGGGCTTATGATGATCAGCATGCTGAAGGCAGATGGCACGTGAGCACCCTGCTCTCTGCACTTGCAGCTCCACATTCTCCATTGCAGCCATGGGTCAGTTTTCTACACCCACCTCACACCCATCATAGCGTATAACACTATTCACAGTCTCTCAGAAGAGTCCAAAGGGCCTCAGCCAGCTCAAAAGGATACTGTCATGAGAAACCCTCCGAAGAGGAACATGAAGACAAAGTCAGCTGTCCTTCCACGGAAGGAGCCTTCTTCTAGCATGCGGCAGTACCTGTACCTGAGggcaggagagaagggaggggtTGCAGTATAGGAAATTAACAGCTGgccaccccgtgtccccagcatGACTTAGGGAATCAGCCAGCTGCAAGCTCTCGTCACAGGAAGCCACCAGCCAGGTGTCCGAGCCCCGGAACACAACACAGCAAACTCCACCTCGCGCCGCTGACcacaggggaagaaaacagcagctgctgtgctgctgccagcccactGCAGCTggccagggctcagccccaggaccgggtgctgctccccagcacgagctgcagccagccacgggcttcttctgccttctggctggggtggctgcaggcacagccaTGGCAGCCTGGGGAATGGCTTCAGCTCAGACCCAGGGAGCTGAGGGAAGTCCCCATCCCCAGCGGGCTGCTGAGCCAGATCAGCCCGCACAGGAAGAGGGTGGGGGGATTACACCTAGGCCAGGAGAACAGGGAGCTTCACTGCGACCAAAGGATACAGAAATATCATGttgaaaaagaaactgaatcCCAGGGGCCCGAAAAAGAGGAAGTTGGTGACCAGCCTCCAGACCTGGAACAGAAGagagagggggaagaggaggaggggggcaggccgggggggggctgtgtggGCCCGGCAGCCGGCACCCAGCCCCATGGGCACCCccggggcctccccgcagcctccgAGGCCGAGCGGGGCAGGGAGGCCGCGAcaccccccggagccccccaaGGGCCTCACCTGGAGCTTCCTGAAGATGAGGTCGGGGTTGAAGTACAGCTGGAAGGGGGTGAGGAGCTCCAGCTGCTgcggggacacacacacacagtcacACAGAGCTGGCACCGCCGCCCCGGGCCGcacccgccgccgccaccaccccccgcccgccgccaccACCCCCCTCACCACGGCGGCGGTGGTGAGCACGCAGGCCGTGGTGTAGGCCCTGGTCACGGCCGGCACCCCCAGGTACTCCTGCGCCAGCCCCGCGTAGGCCATGGCCGCACGGCCCGcacccggccccgccgcggggcctttaacgcccccccccccgtcaccgTGCGCACGCCCCCGCCTCGGCCAATCGCGGCGCGGCAGGAGGAGCGGGACGGCCAATGGGAGGGCGCCTCGTGCCGGCTGGGTCCGATGgagaggggatggggtgggaggggagcgggaggccggaggagggaggggatgggggatCACGtgcggccgggggggcggccaATCAGCGGGGGGATGGGGGGCGTGGCGGGGGCGTGGCGGGGGCGTGGCGGGGGCGTGGCGGGGGCGTGGCGGGGGCGTGGCGGGGGCGTGGCGGGGGCGTGGCGGGGGCGtggcgggggcgtggcctcggaGCGCGCGCTGCACGTGGTGGCGCGCCTGGCGCCGCCGGGGACCGGGGGGaacggggccggggcgggccgcgCAGCGCAGGGTGCCTGCAAGGAGCCGCCAGCGCGGTGTCAGCAGGGGAGGGAGCCCTCGGTGAACAAAACCCAGCAGGACGGGGGTACCACGAGGTTAAagcagcacagagtcacagaatcgtCCCGACCGGCAGAGCCCCCCAAGCTCACCTGGTGCCACCACCCCCTACCACCGCTGTCACCGCTGacccacgtccccaagcaccgCGTCCAGCCTCCCCCTGAACGCCCCCggggatggtgatgccaccacctccccgggcagcccgtcCCAACGCCTGCCTGCTCTTTAcatgggggagggggagccGAGGAGCCAGGTGGCACACGAGGCAGGGGCAGGTCGCTGAGCACCCCGGTGCTGCGGTGCCCAGAAGAGCGCTGCAGGTCCGAGCTGCGCTGGGGGTGCTGCGAACGGAGCCCAGGGGGAGTGTGGGCTTGAACTGCAGCCGGGGGGATGCGCTGGGCTGTGCTGGTACAGCCTTTTGGTGGGAGCTCCAGCAGGCGAGAAGGGCCAAGCTTATGGGGACGGAGAGCTGCTGATCAGGGCCAGGAGCTCTCAAAGCGCTGCCTGGATTTGTGTGGCTATTTCAGCCCACACGTCCCACGGCCGCCGCTTTACGCCCTGGTggtgcacagccccagcagatGGGGCAACTGCAACCGAGTGCACGAACTGAGAGTGAACAAACGGATGATGAATGAAATGAATGATCAAGGGTCTGCTCCTCTGGATGGGGGATTAGAGATTTCCTATCTGCTCTCACTGCAAGCAGGCAGGGGGACAGGCAGAAGCGGAGTCCAAGCCCTGTGATTCCTGCCCCTACCTTGCTCGAGCCAAGGCTGGAGACAAACATTTGGAGCCTCAGCTGGAAGGTCGGCATCCTGGAGCTCAGCCTCACTGGCTCCACGGAGATGAGAACCCAAATGACCGACCCCACTTGCTCCACGTGGAGGACTGTGTGCAAATCAGACATTACGTGAGATGTAAAAGAAATGTCATCAGtttatcattttccttcttttcctttgtttaacaGCCAAAACTAGAGAGCTCTACACCAGGGTTTCGCTTAAGGCCTTCTTTTCTATGAGCCAAGAGGGGAGAGTGGGAAGGTGATGAAACGCATCAGGAAGCTCCCATCCCGCACAGGAGGAGGCCAAACAACCCCGTGACACCTCCGGTTCCCAGGCTGCTTTCTGCCCGTGATCTCACTCCCTTCGGAGCCCAGCCAAGCTGACTCCATGCATTACGGCACCCGGGGCAGCTTCAGTCGTTATTACAATCCTTGTCACATTTTATGGGCTCTGGGAATTACGTCCTCCCGCCACCTCGCATCAGCCCAGCCGCATGGCTGGGCTCTCATTATGCCCCTCTGTACTGATGCTGACATGGCTCCTTCTGTAAAACCCCGGAATCCAATtaaacccccccaaaagccaAACCAATCTATTTGTCTCAGCTGCAAGGCAGTACAAGGGACTGCCAGAACAAAAATGCTGCCCAGGAGCTGCTTTGCCACCCTGTCTCCTGTCATCCTTCCCCTGGCCTGGGCCCCAAAGCTGATGCGAACACAGCACTGGCAGCAGGGACCTGCCTGGGGAGCTGGTCGCCACAACCCCACAGTCTGTGTTCAAGTCAGGCATGGGAAGAACTGAAACGCAACGGCACCAGAGGCAACTCCTCCATGCAGTGTTTACCAGCTGTGCCTGTGCGGGTTTAGTGACAGTAACCCGTTGCACTGTGAGCTTTTGCGGTCTACAGACCAGCTCGCAAGAAAATGTTCCTGGGCAGGAAGAGCTGGTGTGTGCTGCACGCCCATCGCCGGGCGTTCAGGAGGAGAGAGTGGGTCTTGTGCACTGTTTGCTGTGGATTCGTTTGGCCTTTGATTTAAACATATGTTTATATTTCC is part of the Anser cygnoides isolate HZ-2024a breed goose chromosome 17, Taihu_goose_T2T_genome, whole genome shotgun sequence genome and harbors:
- the DERL3 gene encoding derlin-3 isoform X1, producing MAYAGLAQEYLGVPAVTRAYTTACVLTTAAVQLELLTPFQLYFNPDLIFRKLQVWRLVTNFLFFGPLGFSFFFNMIFLYRYCRMLEEGSFRGRTADFVFMFLFGGFLMTLFGLFASLFFLGQAFTIMLVYVWSRRNPYIRMNFFGLLNFQAPFLPWVLMGFSLLLGNSIIIDLLGIAVGHIYYFLEDVFPNQPGGKKLLLTPSFLKMVFDTPEEDPNYNPLPEDRLENQPRDQDLNQQPPQ
- the DERL3 gene encoding derlin-3 isoform X2 — encoded protein: MAYAGLAQEYLGVPAVTRAYTTACVLTTAAVLELLTPFQLYFNPDLIFRKLQVWRLVTNFLFFGPLGFSFFFNMIFLYRYCRMLEEGSFRGRTADFVFMFLFGGFLMTLFGLFASLFFLGQAFTIMLVYVWSRRNPYIRMNFFGLLNFQAPFLPWVLMGFSLLLGNSIIIDLLGIAVGHIYYFLEDVFPNQPGGKKLLLTPSFLKMVFDTPEEDPNYNPLPEDRLENQPRDQDLNQQPPQ